In Leptospira brenneri, a single genomic region encodes these proteins:
- the aroB gene encoding 3-dehydroquinate synthase: MKLSEREIIGEGFRYPIELHEDFQGLAEKINSLSKVSKVYVLTSREIAGIYEKYISKELKSLNVPFSFIYLKSGEKNKHIDRVKKVYNQLIETDADRKAVVVAFGGGVVGDFAGFIAATYQRGVRFVQVPTTLLACVDSSVGGKVAVNVDSGKNMVGAFYQPEFVFAPLFTLSTLPDKEWSCGLAEIAKHAFLDGGSFLDKIANSKRSEYSEKSQILRYAIEESIRVKSGIVSQDERESGLRAVLNLGHTTGHAIESLTQYKKYSHGEAVAIGLVTALLLSRELAGFSESNFKKAISLMKQLELPTTLEEKPDLVLKHMEHDKKKEGSSLKFVLLEDFGKPKFGVSVERKTILEILKRQKGKL, from the coding sequence ATGAAGTTATCGGAAAGGGAAATTATCGGTGAGGGTTTTCGTTACCCCATCGAATTACATGAAGACTTCCAGGGCCTTGCAGAAAAAATAAATTCTCTTTCTAAGGTATCCAAAGTTTATGTTCTCACCAGCCGTGAAATCGCGGGGATCTATGAAAAATATATTTCTAAAGAACTAAAATCCTTAAACGTTCCTTTTTCTTTTATTTATTTAAAATCTGGTGAAAAAAATAAACACATCGACCGGGTAAAAAAAGTTTATAACCAACTCATTGAAACGGATGCAGATCGAAAAGCAGTGGTGGTTGCTTTTGGCGGTGGTGTTGTTGGGGACTTTGCTGGATTCATTGCTGCCACTTACCAAAGAGGAGTGCGGTTTGTCCAAGTGCCTACCACTCTTCTTGCTTGTGTGGATTCCTCTGTGGGAGGTAAAGTCGCTGTCAATGTGGATTCTGGTAAAAATATGGTCGGTGCTTTTTACCAACCAGAATTTGTATTTGCTCCGCTTTTTACTCTTTCTACCTTACCGGACAAAGAATGGAGCTGTGGTCTTGCAGAAATCGCAAAACATGCGTTTCTTGATGGTGGGAGTTTTTTAGATAAGATCGCTAATTCAAAACGTTCCGAATATTCAGAAAAATCACAAATCCTTCGTTATGCGATTGAAGAATCCATACGAGTAAAATCGGGGATTGTTTCTCAGGATGAAAGAGAGTCCGGGCTTCGTGCAGTTTTGAATTTGGGTCATACAACTGGTCATGCCATTGAATCCCTAACTCAATATAAAAAATATTCTCATGGAGAAGCGGTGGCCATTGGTCTTGTCACTGCTTTACTTCTATCTCGAGAATTAGCCGGGTTTTCTGAGTCTAACTTTAAAAAAGCAATCTCTCTAATGAAACAATTGGAACTTCCAACAACACTAGAAGAGAAACCTGATTTAGTACTCAAACATATGGAACACGATAAAAAGAAAGAAGGGAGTTCTTTGAAATTCGTTTTATTGGAAGACTTTGGAAAACCAAAGTTTGGAGTTTCCGTCGAAAGAAAAACCATTTTAGAAATTTTGAAACGCCAAAAAGGAAAGTTATAG
- a CDS encoding NUDIX domain-containing protein — protein sequence MIEFLLKSKSMRVRVAALIQDPKGKILLVQQQKKQSGYWLLPGGGIEFGETGEEALKRELNEELSLEVSKIDFLFLNESIDPDKKRHLIQIVFLTKVKDLLPVLNPKEKAISGFGYFTTKEILSMDIRPDIKHYFRAKSTNKPRYISSPWVNEP from the coding sequence ATGATCGAATTTTTATTAAAATCTAAATCAATGCGGGTTCGTGTGGCTGCCCTCATCCAAGATCCTAAAGGCAAAATTTTGCTTGTACAACAGCAAAAAAAACAATCTGGGTATTGGTTACTTCCCGGTGGTGGGATTGAATTTGGGGAGACAGGAGAAGAAGCACTCAAACGGGAACTGAATGAGGAATTGTCTCTGGAAGTAAGTAAAATTGATTTTTTGTTTTTGAATGAATCGATTGATCCAGATAAAAAACGCCACCTCATTCAAATTGTTTTTTTGACTAAGGTAAAAGATCTGTTACCGGTTCTCAATCCCAAAGAAAAAGCAATTTCTGGATTTGGATATTTTACCACAAAAGAAATTTTGTCTATGGACATTCGCCCAGACATAAAACATTACTTCCGAGCCAAAAGCACAAATAAACCTCGATATATTTCTAGCCCATGGGTGAATGAACCATGA
- the rnc gene encoding ribonuclease III → MSDQIRIKLPPERISSLKELQALTKTQFKDISLLHLAFVHRSFANEDSDRYLSDNERLEFLGDSVLGILAAEFLYKSLPKGKEGKLAKLKSKMVSAPAIAKLARSYRFPEFLLLGRGEREKGESNLNLQADCFEAFLGALYLDQGLPSCRQFLLPHFQMMERDVDDAEETKDYKTILQEFCQKKWKKLPEYSVMKEEGPDHDKEFLVSVVCESHFQTSGEGKNKRRAEQMAAKAALRFLKIL, encoded by the coding sequence TTGTCCGACCAGATCCGTATCAAACTTCCTCCCGAAAGAATTTCCTCTCTCAAAGAACTTCAAGCCCTTACCAAAACTCAATTTAAAGATATTTCACTTCTCCACCTAGCATTTGTTCATAGGTCATTCGCAAACGAAGATTCTGATCGTTATCTTTCTGATAACGAACGTTTGGAATTTTTGGGAGACTCTGTTCTTGGGATTTTGGCTGCGGAGTTTCTATACAAATCCCTTCCCAAAGGAAAAGAGGGAAAACTTGCTAAATTAAAAAGTAAGATGGTATCTGCCCCTGCGATTGCTAAACTTGCTAGATCGTATCGATTTCCGGAATTTTTACTTCTTGGTAGAGGGGAGAGAGAAAAGGGTGAATCAAACCTCAATCTCCAAGCAGATTGTTTTGAAGCATTTCTGGGAGCTCTTTATCTCGACCAAGGTTTGCCTAGTTGTCGCCAATTCCTTTTACCACATTTCCAAATGATGGAAAGGGATGTCGATGATGCTGAAGAAACAAAAGATTATAAAACCATTTTGCAGGAATTTTGCCAAAAGAAATGGAAAAAATTACCTGAATATTCTGTTATGAAAGAAGAGGGGCCTGATCACGACAAAGAGTTTCTTGTTTCAGTGGTTTGCGAATCACACTTCCAAACAAGTGGGGAAGGAAAGAACAAACGTCGGGCAGAACAGATGGCAGCCAAAGCTGCCCTCCGCTTTTTAAAAATACTATGA
- the acpP gene encoding acyl carrier protein: MADFDKIKSIIVEQLGVDESEVTPEAHFINDLGADSLDTVELVMALEEEFGVEISDEDAEKIQTVGDVIKFIDKLKG, encoded by the coding sequence ATGGCAGATTTCGATAAAATTAAGTCAATCATCGTAGAACAACTTGGCGTTGATGAGTCAGAAGTTACACCTGAGGCTCACTTCATCAATGATCTTGGTGCTGACTCTCTTGATACAGTTGAGCTAGTTATGGCTCTTGAAGAAGAGTTTGGTGTGGAAATTTCTGATGAAGACGCAGAAAAAATCCAAACCGTAGGCGATGTAATTAAATTCATCGATAAACTTAAGGGGTAA